aatattattgttccaattaaaaattggtttacctgactaaaaaattaattgtaatgcagataaaaaaaacaataatttctgGCCATGTACTCatgaaaacaaatgaattgACTTAAACTTGAGATGAAATACCCTGGGTAACTGAATTTTCTAATACGACATCTAATTCATCTAATGGTTCTAATATTTGTCGTAAGAATGTAAGTAGGCCACGATTACGTAAAAATGATTGCTCTTCGTACATTTCAATTGTAGCACGTGTACTGGACATTGGTACTAGCATCCGATGTAGTAAATGTTCTCtgcaatcataaaattataaattacttaCTTACTTTTAACACTCTCAAGTTTTAAAACACTTCCTCTTAAGAGTTAATAGAAGTTTTAAGGTCCAAGTACAAGACAAGCAATGTTACTCTTACTATGactcaatataaaaatgtattggtATTACatgcaatataaaaaaaaatgtattttaatattttgttagcACAAATAAAACTCTAGCCAGCTAGACTGTTCCTGCTGGAGCTGGAGTAAAATGTACCTTTAGAATAAGTCTCATAAATTCGGTACGGTAATATATATCAGACTAAACGGAcaatataaatagatatttctcaaaaataacttCGACAAATATACCATGAACGTACATAGGAAAATACGGTGCACATAACCGTccttaatattatgaaatttgatcgaataaaaaaaaattatgatttaccTGACACCAAgacaaataaacaattgaaatttgcCATCTTTTCCTAATGATTGAGatacattttgtatttcatCCATTAAATGTGAATAACAACGCCACACAGCAATTTGTTCATGATTTGTGACAGCCGATTGACGTCTAGTTGCTCGATCTGGTgcttttaaataatcagtattgTTTACACTTGATTCTTCATTTAAGCTCACTTCAAAATGTTCTTTAACACGAACTGCAAAGAAAAACATAAgcataattaatagttttgactCTAGAACTAGCATGTTTCATACACTTAGCTCAAAATGAAACACATCTCTAATATTAAATCGTTTTTGTCGGTGTGGATATATAgctactaaaatatttattgttatctaAAGaagatttcataaaaaaatccgCCTTTAAGATGGATTCAATCATTTCAAATGGTTCTCTAATTTGAATATCCCTCTTATAGaatgatttgtttttgaattcaaaatacCCCTtagagaattttaaaaattttctgagaCTAACAAACTgttttactgtaaaataaacattataaaagaACCCATCGACAATCGCCATTACTGATTTCTGTTTTGTTTATGGGTGAAAACATACTACGTCACCGTTAAACCATCGATTTAAAAACGTATGAGAAAATGCTCTCTTAACTTACCAAAATAATCCCACAAATACAAGTTCCGTCCAAATAATCTTGACGATCTAAAACCGCATAAAAATGCTTGCTCCAAACAATGAACAAGACCACCTTCTCCACATAGTAATGCGGTTAACGATGAATTTTTATCAGATCTTTTTCTATAATGCCATTTTACAATACGATTTACACAATCACCAATTAAATGTTGTATTTCTGATGGTCGTAGCTCTGGTCGTGTTACACTTGGAGAACGACATCGTGGTGGTGTTTTACAACTTTGTACCAATTCATCGCTATCAACATGACGCGGCACTAAACTTGCTACTAGTAAACGTTCTGTTGAGCCATCATCGATCCCACGACCTAACCAACGACCACACGGAAATCTAAAATAGTAATCAATtagtaaattcaaattttgtatttacattACAAGAATTGGATaacgaaaaataattacttgTAGGTATGGCCGGTAACTTCATTTCGAACTACAACGTGTTCAACCATCCATTTTGTCCACAGACCTGAATTATCATGCCCTATACGCATTGTTGTTAAAACACCCAAATTTTTATgctgaaaatataaaatcgaaTACATTATTCTGGATATTGAACTGATAGTCCAGTAATCTTACTGCCTAAAGGAAAGAAGGTgggaaaatttaacaataacataatattttaatatacttctGAAGATTTTCCACCTTAGCTCACCAAGTTTTTGTACAAAACTTTTCTTCATTTATtgaagtttatttatataaattttaaataaaattcttacgTGAATGACAAAGTCCAATGATTGTCGTGGTACAAATACTTGTTTAGTTTCCGCTAATGATCCCGATAAAACAACCCAAACATTTGCTGAAACAGTATTCGAGCCAGATTTTCTTGATGGAAATATAATGACACGATATGGaagaactaaataaataaaaaaataattaaaaaataattaaaaaataacttaaaaatattaaaaataatcgcCACTTACTTGTTGTTGGATAAGTGctagtaaaacaaaaatagtcAACTGCATTCAGTGATAACAAATGATACAGAAATTGTTCCCGTTCATCTTCACTGCGTAAAAACGCTGAACGTTTATATAATGATCTCAGAATATGACTATCAGATAATAGAGTTCGTAAATGCCGTGATAGCTGTTTTTTCTCTAATGCCAAGCGTATCCATGCGCGGGCCATACCAATATGTGTTTTTACATCGGACATTGCTTGAAtgtttctagaaaataaataaaaaaaactatttaaacaaaaatttaacaaggtATTGACGTATGACAGGGAAGGCGAACCTTAAAGTGTCAATGTGCCATTTtttctcaagaaatatttaataaagtcTGTGAGGccgtcaaataaaaaaaattcttcaaataacTCACCTCATATCAAATAACAATGAATCGGGCAAGTTTGGTAATTGTTCATTCTTAAGAATACGATTTGGAGATGGTGGTGTATTTTCTTCATCAGTAACatctaagaaaatataaatcaacattaatttgaataaatcaccGTAATAATAAACACGTTAAGTGTCTGCAAATAATCGTTAAAAGGCGCTTAAAATTTACACTTAACGTGTTTAACTAAAACAATTTATCGCACATACTTTCTTGTGACTTTTTCCAAGCGCGGGCTGCAGcattaaatatagtaaaaaatttaatagttaaaagtaaatttttaatggatATACCATTCATAAaagcattattttaattaccagGCGTTAAACTATTGTGTTCATTACCTCCGCTAGGTAATGTATTCTGCCTTTGCTCTTGATATAACAGCAAATGTGTCCATAAAGCACTTTTCCCCTTACGATGTATCAAACTATGTGCCCAAACTCGTTCCAATAGATCACATAATGAAGAGACTAGTGTGCTTTCTTCGACCGCGCTTGCTGCATCACAACCATGACCAAGTGCTGCTGCTTCTGCTCCCAATGCCGCGACTaacattctttttgttttacttttacaatcctattgaaaaaatttacagaaattatctcagaaaaagttaaataaactaGTTGGCTATTCGGTgaagattatttaataataatataattctaaattttattctctgagttttaatttaataaaatattaaaaaattaaatatttattaattaaaacatcttTTTATTAACcggataattatttattttttacttttcgcatatcatttttttcgttttagatcattagtatcaatattttgacTAAATTTAATACATGATGAAAGAGCATTTCATTCCATTTTGTGTGATATAAAATAACAGCCAGGTGGAAACCGCAGCTTTCCTGTGCAGTGCCAATGCGAAAAATACAATTCGTCGGTGAATCGATCACTACGATGATATCGAGTTCGATATTATCGATAGCAGCTTTGTTTGTACTTACTTTTAAGAATATTCGATCAGATCTCACGTTTGAATAGCATAACGTTTACGAATTGTCAGTTTATTTACTAAACCAGTTAGTTTAATCGAGTCATATTGTCGATATGAACCaatgaaaatcgattttcattTGACTGTGGTCACACAAAATGGAATAATATACTCTttcagaaagaaaaaaatttgtaatatatttctCATATAGAACTTGTTTAAATTAAGTTTACAGTTCGgacactcttaatggaaaattCTAATGTAGTAATCTAACCTTTAAcaattttccaacaaaagtcCAATTTGCTTGTGCAATTAAAGCTGGGcttaattcattttgttttgctTGTAGCTTTTCTTGCATTGCTGGCACTAACAAGGCGACTGGGCGATAATTAGCCGGTGGTGGTATCGTAGCCAAAGTGGATCGAAAACGTTGTTCTCGTTTACGATCTGGTGGTTTCAAAGAATCAGCATCAAGTAATGGAAATGTACGATAACATTTTGTACGACTGCGTATAACTTCACGTGGCTGTGGACAATCCATATCTGGATTAGCTAATCGTCGTTCTACTAATCGTTGTGTTTCACGTGCTAAAGTGCATGGTTCGTAAGTTAACGATCTAACTAGTGTTTCACCACCATGACGTTGGCGTAACAATTTAATACGATGAtcgaatataattaaatttataaagtaatcACCCCACGATGACATAATCTTATTATCAATTAATGTTGCAAACATTTGACTTTCTAAAAAACTTGATAAGAATGGACGATGTTGTTCTGGTTGATCAGACAAAAATGAGGCTTTGTCAAAATTTTGCATTGTATCACGATTATTTAGCCAGTCTTGTTTATCCTGATTTGgtaatatcacaaaatgttcgtacgattgaaaaatatgtacgaaacgatttaaaaatatctcacgaataatattattaaattttagatcATCCGCATATTGGTCGACCGGATGTGCATTATCCGTTTTATCTAATGCAACACCTGTACGTCGTACAATATCTGCAATACGTTGTAATGCTTCGTTACGTGCTGAGCCAGGTGGTGATGGAGGACGTTCACGTTCAAGTACATCGTGTAATGAATGTTTACGCCGTGCGTGATGATGATAACCACTCGGTAATGTACAACTTGTTGACATTATATTGTCATGTTGCTGTTGACTTTTTGTTATAGTTACACTCTCCATTTTACTTATCGATATACCATTTTTATCTAATGCTGATGTCAATTCAGCAATAAATGATTGTAAATGTGGGAACTCAGGTAATTCTTCAGGTAATTGTACACTAGGCTTATCAATATCAACATAACAGAGAGTTGCTTCCGATgctactttaaaattattttcagatccCGAATACAGAcctaatataaaacaaacaaaaattattcatatttctattttaaatcatcttaattttcaattaattaaataataattgccgattttttttgacagtacagaaaaaatatttaatttttttaatttgaaaactcACCCATAAGAAAAGGAACTGGAGCATCCAAAAAATGATGCATGGAAATTGGCAAGATTGGCACGTACACATGTGGCCATATAAAGGGGAACAATAAAGACGTCATACATTCAGCTACAATCATTAACTTTTGAcaatctgaaaataaaatgtatgtttaacatgaaatatatatacttttgtcaCCTAAGAAAGTTGAGTATTCGAgagtatacatactataatctacatatatatatatatatatatatatatatatatatatatatatatatatatatatatatatatatatatgtgtgtattcaAGGCTTCAGTCAGGACGAAGGCCTGTCTAAGagagtaataaaatttgtgttgagTGGGCGGGCTAAGCAGGGGGTGGGCGTGTAGGTGGGTTTAACGGATTTAATAGGCGGGCTAAGCATAGTATAACTATTAATGAATGAATTCGCTAAtcaatagttaataataaattgtaggtgaaacgaagttcacctACAATCTAGTTAATCAATAAGAAtaagatataatatttataataagaacTTAATATTTACGAACCTAATCGCAAAGTtcccaaaattaaaaagaatcaataaataaataaaagagcatagaaattaaaagatttttctaGTCTAAGTGGTATTCAtgaaattgatttcaatttttagacATTAATCGAAAAACTTTCTTACCATTTGAACGTAAGAGTATTTGATGTTCCAAAAGTAAACATGTAAACAAATGTACTACAGCATCCACACCTAACCATACGAATACCATTCGCAGTGTAAAATCTAATGAGGGTAATTCAACAGGCGGTGCTGGACGTTGTAATATAAATGGTTGAGGAGGTAATGATGGCTCCGTTGGTGGTAAATATATACGAACGCTACGTCCTTCTTGTGGTAAACTTACttcatacaataaattataaacataactTTCTAAACTTAAATTTGACGTTGGGCGACGTGGTAAACACCTACAACAAAAATAGCCATAATGAGTCTTTGATCTAGTCGCCACTCAtattaatagaataataatattttttatatttttatgggtaatatggtcaATTCGACATCAGTATTATATCCCCTATTGTGAGATATTTTAAGGGTGGTGGAACTTTAAgacagtttttataatttaaaatacataaatgaacAACTTACTTATATAAATTAACTAAGAACATTTGAGCTGCATGTGTATATGAGGACTGCGAAACAAGTGCAATACTCTTCGTGACATATAATTTATCTTTGGTAATATCATAATAACTAAGTGCACCAGCACTGTTATGTACAGCCAATTTAAAATGACGAGGAAGAGATCTAGATTGATTTTCTTTTGGTGTACGCATTCGTGGTGGGTTATTTGGTTGATTACTTGATAATTCTGTTATATGCattgcctgaaaaaaaaaattaaatcttaaattcTAACGATATTACAAGTTTAATCTAAAGTTTGTAACATCTTCAATCATAGGGGACATACTCCAGAAGTCCAGAGAGATTGAAATTCATCAATAATCGGtgaccttttttaattttaatcaattaaaatgttaatatttttcacagaaacaaaatttcgtaactcaataataaaacaaaagggTATTGTAGTGTACTGAAATTTTGCGAGCGTTACTCTCTTACCAATAATGTTTgtcaggttaggttagagtggttgtCGTGGGATAGGACACACTTGGAACAAAGGGTCCGTTTTGATACCGAAAAATG
The Chrysoperla carnea chromosome 4, inChrCarn1.1, whole genome shotgun sequence genome window above contains:
- the LOC123299097 gene encoding DENN domain-containing protein 5B isoform X1 encodes the protein MGEIENLDTLDNETSRFADYFVICGLDLHSGLELDRLAGDSLQSSPLERAYKTKVLGHYPENVTWNPFDPQAIGLLCLPAGLRFRTQKHSIINTPHFHSFVITREDGCRYYGHSLVFYEEVTNRDICNAMHTLQAMHITELSSNQPNNPPRMRTPKENQSRSLPRHFKLAVHNSAGALSYYDITKDKLYVTKSIALVSQSSYTHAAQMFLVNLYKCLPRRPTSNLSLESYVYNLLYEVSLPQEGRSVRIYLPPTEPSLPPQPFILQRPAPPVELPSLDFTLRMVFVWLGVDAVVHLFTCLLLEHQILLRSNDCQKLMIVAECMTSLLFPFIWPHVYVPILPISMHHFLDAPVPFLMGLYSGSENNFKVASEATLCYVDIDKPSVQLPEELPEFPHLQSFIAELTSALDKNGISISKMESVTITKSQQQHDNIMSTSCTLPSGYHHHARRKHSLHDVLERERPPSPPGSARNEALQRIADIVRRTGVALDKTDNAHPVDQYADDLKFNNIIREIFLNRFVHIFQSYEHFVILPNQDKQDWLNNRDTMQNFDKASFLSDQPEQHRPFLSSFLESQMFATLIDNKIMSSWGDYFINLIIFDHRIKLLRQRHGGETLVRSLTYEPCTLARETQRLVERRLANPDMDCPQPREVIRSRTKCYRTFPLLDADSLKPPDRKREQRFRSTLATIPPPANYRPVALLVPAMQEKLQAKQNELSPALIAQANWTFVGKLLKDCKSKTKRMLVAALGAEAAALGHGCDAASAVEESTLVSSLCDLLERVWAHSLIHRKGKSALWTHLLLYQEQRQNTLPSGGNEHNSLTPARAWKKSQENVTDEENTPPSPNRILKNEQLPNLPDSLLFDMRNIQAMSDVKTHIGMARAWIRLALEKKQLSRHLRTLLSDSHILRSLYKRSAFLRSEDEREQFLYHLLSLNAVDYFCFTSTYPTTILPYRVIIFPSRKSGSNTVSANVWVVLSGSLAETKQVFVPRQSLDFVIHHKNLGVLTTMRIGHDNSGLWTKWMVEHVVVRNEVTGHTYKFPCGRWLGRGIDDGSTERLLVASLVPRHVDSDELVQSCKTPPRCRSPSVTRPELRPSEIQHLIGDCVNRIVKWHYRKRSDKNSSLTALLCGEGGLVHCLEQAFLCGFRSSRLFGRNLYLWDYFVRVKEHFEVSLNEESSVNNTDYLKAPDRATRRQSAVTNHEQIAVWRCYSHLMDEIQNVSQSLGKDGKFQLFICLGVREHLLHRMLVPMSSTRATIEMYEEQSFLRNRGLLTFLRQILEPLDELDVVLENSVTQGISSQV
- the LOC123299097 gene encoding DENN domain-containing protein 5B isoform X3 → MGEIENLDTLDNETSRFADYFVICGLDLHSGLELDRLAGDSLQSSPLERAYKTKVLGHYPENVTWNPFDPQAIGLLCLPAGLRFRTQKHSIINTPHFHSFVITREDGCRYYGHSLVFYEEVTNRDICNAMHTLQAMHITELSSNQPNNPPRMRTPKENQSRSLPRHFKLAVHNSAGALSYYDITKDKLYVTKSIALVSQSSYTHAAQMFLVNLYKCLPRRPTSNLSLESYVYNLLYEVSLPQEGRSVRIYLPPTEPSLPPQPFILQRPAPPVELPSLDFTLRMVFVWLGVDAVVHLFTCLLLEHQILLRSNDCQKLMIVAECMTSLLFPFIWPHVYVPILPISMHHFLDAPVPFLMGLYSGSENNFKVASEATLCYVDIDKPSVQLPEELPEFPHLQSFIAELTSALDKNGISISKMESVTITKSQQQHDNIMSTSCTLPSGYHHHARRKHSLHDVLERERPPSPPGSARNEALQRIADIVRRTGVALDKTDNAHPVDQYADDLKFNNIIREIFLNRFVHIFQSYEHFVILPNQDKQDWLNNRDTMQNFDKASFLSDQPEQHRPFLSSFLESQMFATLIDNKIMSSWGDYFINLIIFDHRIKLLRQRHGGETLVRSLTYEPCTLARETQRLVERRLANPDMDCPQPREVIRSRTKCYRTFPLLDADSLKPPDRKREQRFRSTLATIPPPANYRPVALLVPAMQEKLQAKQNELSPALIAQANWTFVGKLLKDCKSKTKRMLVAALGAEAAALGHGCDAASAVEESTLVSSLCDLLERVWAHSLIHRKGKSALWTHLLLYQEQRQNTLPSGDVTDEENTPPSPNRILKNEQLPNLPDSLLFDMRNIQAMSDVKTHIGMARAWIRLALEKKQLSRHLRTLLSDSHILRSLYKRSAFLRSEDEREQFLYHLLSLNAVDYFCFTSTYPTTILPYRVIIFPSRKSGSNTVSANVWVVLSGSLAETKQVFVPRQSLDFVIHHKNLGVLTTMRIGHDNSGLWTKWMVEHVVVRNEVTGHTYKFPCGRWLGRGIDDGSTERLLVASLVPRHVDSDELVQSCKTPPRCRSPSVTRPELRPSEIQHLIGDCVNRIVKWHYRKRSDKNSSLTALLCGEGGLVHCLEQAFLCGFRSSRLFGRNLYLWDYFVRVKEHFEVSLNEESSVNNTDYLKAPDRATRRQSAVTNHEQIAVWRCYSHLMDEIQNVSQSLGKDGKFQLFICLGVREHLLHRMLVPMSSTRATIEMYEEQSFLRNRGLLTFLRQILEPLDELDVVLENSVTQGISSQV
- the LOC123299097 gene encoding DENN domain-containing protein 5B isoform X2, with translation MGEIENLDTLDNETSRFADYFVICGLDLHSGLELDRLAGDSLQSSPLERAYKTKVLGHYPENVTWNPFDPQAIGLLCLPAGLRFRTQKHSIINTPHFHSFVITREDGCRYYGHSLVFYEEVTNRDICNAMHTLQAMHITELSSNQPNNPPRMRTPKENQSRSLPRHFKLAVHNSAGALSYYDITKDKLYVTKSIALVSQSSYTHAAQMFLVNLYKCLPRRPTSNLSLESYVYNLLYEVSLPQEGRSVRIYLPPTEPSLPPQPFILQRPAPPVELPSLDFTLRMVFVWLGVDAVVHLFTCLLLEHQILLRSNDCQKLMIVAECMTSLLFPFIWPHVYVPILPISMHHFLDAPVPFLMGLYSGSENNFKVASEATLCYVDIDKPSVQLPEELPEFPHLQSFIAELTSALDKNGISISKMESVTITKSQQQHDNIMSTSCTLPSGYHHHARRKHSLHDVLERERPPSPPGSARNEALQRIADIVRRTGVALDKTDNAHPVDQYADDLKFNNIIREIFLNRFVHIFQSYEHFVILPNQDKQDWLNNRDTMQNFDKASFLSDQPEQHRPFLSSFLESQMFATLIDNKIMSSWGDYFINLIIFDHRIKLLRQRHGGETLVRSLTYEPCTLARETQRLVERRLANPDMDCPQPREVIRSRTKCYRTFPLLDADSLKPPDRKREQRFRSTLATIPPPANYRPVALLVPAMQEKLQAKQNELSPALIAQANWTFVGKLLKDCKSKTKRMLVAALGAEAAALGHGCDAASAVEESTLVSSLCDLLERVWAHSLIHRKGKSALWTHLLLYQEQRQNTLPSGGNEHNSLTPDVTDEENTPPSPNRILKNEQLPNLPDSLLFDMRNIQAMSDVKTHIGMARAWIRLALEKKQLSRHLRTLLSDSHILRSLYKRSAFLRSEDEREQFLYHLLSLNAVDYFCFTSTYPTTILPYRVIIFPSRKSGSNTVSANVWVVLSGSLAETKQVFVPRQSLDFVIHHKNLGVLTTMRIGHDNSGLWTKWMVEHVVVRNEVTGHTYKFPCGRWLGRGIDDGSTERLLVASLVPRHVDSDELVQSCKTPPRCRSPSVTRPELRPSEIQHLIGDCVNRIVKWHYRKRSDKNSSLTALLCGEGGLVHCLEQAFLCGFRSSRLFGRNLYLWDYFVRVKEHFEVSLNEESSVNNTDYLKAPDRATRRQSAVTNHEQIAVWRCYSHLMDEIQNVSQSLGKDGKFQLFICLGVREHLLHRMLVPMSSTRATIEMYEEQSFLRNRGLLTFLRQILEPLDELDVVLENSVTQGISSQV